AGCTATATTTTTGGTTACGTCAAGAGCGCTAAGCTCGATCTTTAGTCTGCAAAATTTTCCCAATTGTCCAGCCAAACTCGGGCACACGTTCCGCCGTTCCATTTAATGTTTGATGGTCTTTTTTGACTGAGCGATTCACGGTCGGTTGCCGATAGACGTGACACAAGTGGAAGagcttctttttatcttttattatttttttcaaaaatgttgcaTTCACACAAAACGCTGAGAAAAGACGACAGAGCGACAAGTTTCCGCCTCCTCTTGTGGCAGTGCGGAAATCACGCCAAAAGACACAAGAAGGGAAGGAAGAAAGAGCAGAGGGGCATATACATCTTTTGCTGACGTGGATGTATGGAAAAACCGCTTTTTGAATGTTAGCGTTGGcattgggaggggggggggaaggagaGTAAAGAGAGGAGGGCACGCGTGCGGCGGCTTCACGGTCGTGACAGACTGGTGCGGCGGCATGACGCTGATTTTTTCTCCATCCGCACAATAATCATTTGAGAGGCGCACACTTTTTGATGAATGATGAATTGGGCCCGCACCAACGGATGGGCGCGACGAAGGTTAATCATCTTTTGGCTGGTGACGGTTTTTATTTTGCCTTGCCATTATTCCGCCATTTATTTATGTGTTGTCATTTTCTCGGTGGTttaagaaggagagagagaggatgcCGGTGATGAATCTCGTTCCGCTTGATCGCCGGGAAAATTCATAAAACTttgtcctgtttttttttatttttatttttcctactcgtatttttatttatttctattcccTTTTTGATAAGTGTACGTGggaggaagggggggggggagaaggaaaaaaaagaatgaatggcCTGTCTCTCCATTCCTCATTTGCTTCACGGACTCTCATCCGACAGTCAACTTGGTTGGGTAATATACGACTTAACTGGAGCATTACATCGGATcgcaatagtttttttttttcctttcccgaGCCGTGGTGGGGTGGTATTGGAATACAAAGAGGGAAGGCAGCATAAAAAGGAAGCTGAAACTGTGGCTTTGCGGCTATATGGGACAGCGAAAGACACACGGAACCGGAGAGACAGAAACCTCTGGCTTGTAAACAATACTGCGACGCCTATATAGGGTATaggaaaagaaggagaaaggaAAGCgagcaaaagagagagagagaaagctaTATATGTGCCAGAGTTGGtggaaaaaggaaggaaaaaaaaagataggggGGATATAGACTATATAGGACTGCACAGGGCGATAGGGAGCAAAGGACCGTTTGAGTTGACGTCTATGGCGTACATCGTCCGGCCAAAAACCACAAGAAAAGGGAAGCTTTGGATATTGTCGTACTTGCAGTTGGGTATAGGGACCCCCCTCCGTGGCTTCTCCAACTCTTGTTCTGTGTGTACATTTGTATCCATCTATCGGCTATAGATGTTCTTTATTTCTATCTTGCTCTCTTGCTATCGTCTCTCCGGATCGTGATATGCCGAAGATATAGCGACGACATGGTGTGTACATTGTGGTGGTCTTTTGATCTGATTTCTGGATACGTCTCGTCTGTGTATGTATCGGTTCACAGGCGACAGAACGGGCCTTGCCGTTTTggcaacacgaaaaaaaaggaagggaaGGAGGAGAGGAACCGGTTGACTGTCTGCTGTATAGCTTCCAAGTTTGATGCTGAAACTgtgactttatttctttccattttgatAAACAGTTTTAAAGCAAACACTGAGCTTTAACACTGAAGAATATCTTCAGGAAATTTCAATCCCAATGTCTAACTAAATAATGGAagattacatttaaaaaaccggTGGTCGgtacattattattttgtctaACTCCACaatgttttttatattattcttttaagaatCTTGTTGaattgtagtttttttttctgctttttgcAGCCAGAAGTCGAGTCATCAGTAATCGTCAGtaatttatttcccttttaaaaAGCTGAACCCTTATTTTCCCCAAtcagcaaacaaacaaacaaaaacgtcGTATCCCAAATCATCCTTTTGTATTGTCACAGAAGTACAGTAGTGTTTGGACAAAGCAACGGAGGTGAACGACACAATTTCTAATCAGACAAGTGTTTCTGGATTCGTTAAATAGGCGTTGGTAATGATCATGACTTCGAAAATGGGTGAATTACATCTGGCACACTAAAAATTCGTCCAATTGCCGGTTTTTCAGATTCATTTGCAAATTCCAATCTTCTACTTTATATCTTTTGTATACTTTTGCTAATCTATGatgattttgatattttttaacggAGTTCTCTccttcaacaacaaatttatcCCTCTTTCAGTCACGAAATGGCATTTGGTTAATTCCAAGTATTCAAGGTTAGGAAATGAGTGCTGATCATATGCCTGCTGTAGGATGTCGTCGTTGAAAGTTTCGCATTTCTCGAGTTCAATAGATTTCAGGGAAGACGACGACATGAGTGTGATTAAGTCATCGGTTGAGATCTTAGTAGCTCGTAGTGTTAGTTCTTGAAGTTTTCccagtgtttttctttcatggaTATTAGAGTATTTCTTTGTTTCAACAATAGGCCCAGTTTTGCCACCACTTTTATAAAGCGTGAGTTTGCGTAGATTAGGACAACAATCGATAATGGTGCATAACTTGAAACTATTAACAAAATAAAGCGAAAACTCTTTAAGCGAATTCCCAATCATGTTAACAATCGGAATCATGATGCCATCAAAATTAGCGTTATACATGTATGCTCTTCCCGAAAACCATAACCCGGTAATTGAAGGACATAGGGACACCACTCTCTGAAGACGATCAATTGAGGTTTGCTCATTTCTGATATCAAAAAGAATCTTGGACAAAGCGtattttggaattttgttccttttttcactGTTTTCCCAATCTTCTCGATGCATTTCGCCGAGTACTCCCACGGTAGATTCATGACCTAATATCTTCAAAGACCGTAGTTTCCGAAGAGCCTCTTGAAGTCCTTTATCAGTAACATTTGTTCCATTCAAATGTAGTATTTCCAATGAGTTGCTAAGTCGAGGAGGTGCGCAGTTTTCTTGCCATTCAAGATCACCTGCTTTAGAAATTCGCttatcttcatcatcttctttttcaatgtaATCAAGACATAATCCTTGGATTCCAAAATCCGTAACTTCACAACAAAGTAAACTCAGAAttctttaaaattcaaattgaaaataattaaaaatagtaattaaaatattaaatttattaatgacACACCTCAAATATTTACAGTGAGTTCCCAGAGCCCACATGCAATTGTCTCCTGCAGAGGTCCATGCAAGATCTAATACTtgcaaatttttgaatgtggGTAGGAATCCAATTAAATTCTCCTCATTAAGCACATTGTGAgttagtttcaaatttttcagcatCTATAATATTAGAggcaaaaaacaattaataccCAACACACCCACAACAGCAAAATGTATTAATATACTGAGCATTTGAGGGAAGCACACTTTAAGTGTTCAAACATTTGCTTTTCAACAGGCTTGTTTCTGTCTTCACAACCTTCTAACGATAGATCTAAAGAGTGAAGTTGTGGAAGAATAATCCATCTAAGATATTTTTCCagtaattcttttttcctaaGAATACGAACTACTTCTTCTAAAATCGCCGTGGCTGTAATTAAATGTAAGACAATTCACGAATATTCAGAATGCGTAATAACGTTTAAACTGTTACTCACGTAAATGTTCGAAGGGATTCAATGAAACCTCTGGATTGACGACATCCGAGACCTTACTCGATTTTTGCCCCCATCCACGTTCCATTTCTTCTATAATGCTATCAACAATGTAAGACAATTCACGAATATTCAGAATGCGTAATAACGTTTAAACTGTTACTCACGTAAATGTTCGAAGGGATTCAATGAAACCTCTGGATTGACGACATCCGAGACCTTACTCGATTTTTGCCCCCATCCACGTTCCATTTCTTCTATAATGCTATCaacacaaaattcaaatagCGTCTTTTGTAGcatgattgaaatttcaattaattggTCGACCTATTTAATGCACACACAACTTCAGTTTTACTCGTCGACAAGTCGACGTTCAGAACTTCAGATATTAAGCAATGTAAACGTTTCACACCTACAAATTTAATTCCAGGGTTGCCTAAGGTTTACTTAAATTTCTCTCTtcactttatttttcaatcaaaagacAGTTATTAATCGTGAATTGTTGTTTTATAATCACAATTTGAATTATGGACATGGCGGGAGGTTTGACAGTTAACGAACGAGTTGATGCGTTTGTGCTCTCATTGTAGTTACGCAATTCGCCACGCAATTGGCGGGCACCATAAGAAGCAAGCCGTCAACTACGTCCTTCCACGTAAACTGGGTTAAAAGATGCATGCATCTCAGATCGGATGGCAATTTCGGAATCAGAGAAATAATTGATGTTCGCTCATTCTACCCATCTTGTTTTTTATAGTAGATGTATCTTTGTTTTCCGGTTGATggctttcttctcttcttcgacCATAATGGAGAAAACGGGCTGGAATAAGTCTTTTCCCATAGCATAACTGCCGAGTTGAATGCCGCATAATCTAGCCGTTTGCACATCTATCTTTCCCCCCTTGCGTCTTGCGTCATAATCGACTGACTTTATTGCCGACGAGCAAGTTACGAGAGGCATCTCTGGTATACATTCATGTATATGATACGTAGAGATTAGTGAAATTAAAGAATCGTCGAGTAGTAAGGCAGCGATGGCAAATATTTTAGTAGCCAGACGATTTCTCCCCCCCTGGTGCGTCGTCGTTCACCCTCGGTGATTCTTCATCTCTGTCAGATTCTTAAGAGCAACTCACCAGTTACGACGACGAGTGATTGCGCTCCGACAGAGTCGAGAGTTCAGGGGTCATGTCTCTTGATCTTTTGTGCTTGTCTTAATGCCCATCATCTTTGACTGTGATCATCCGGTTTTCACTTTTCAGCCTTCATACGGCTTCCTTTTAGCCCAGGCTCTGTATAGCATcaaccttttcttttccccccttcagcTTTTGAATCGTGTGCCGGCGGTCACGCACTTTGTGGAGTGAACGTttgccaccgccgccaccactTTTTCACGCCCATCGCAGGGAAACTTTGGCCAACTTGTGTTGTTGTATAGTGGTCGAAGTTAAAAGTAGGTTTGGTCCTAAGGCGGTGGTAGAACAGTTGCGGCGGCGGTGGAACAAGAGCGATGACACTTTTATTAACGGCTAACTGACGTGATGAACGATGGAGGTTTTGCGCTCTGCGTTCGGGGTCAACTTTGGTTGATGATGAAAAACAATGAGAGTAAAATGCCCCCCTCGCCTGTTTATGGAATCCAGTTCTTATCGTCCATTTCTATACATAGCGGATTCGTTTCTATTGTGCGCTGCGTGA
The sequence above is drawn from the Daphnia pulicaria isolate SC F1-1A chromosome 1, SC_F0-13Bv2, whole genome shotgun sequence genome and encodes:
- the LOC124320349 gene encoding uncharacterized protein LOC124320349 isoform X1 → MLQKTLFEFCVDSIIEEMERGWGQKSSKVSDVVNPEVSLNPFEHLPTAILEEVVRILRKKELLEKYLRWIILPQLHSLDLSLEGCEDRNKPVEKQMFEHLKCASLKCSMLKNLKLTHNVLNEENLIGFLPTFKNLQVLDLAWTSAGDNCMWALGTHCKYLRILSLLCCEVTDFGIQGLCLDYIEKEDDEDKRISKAGDLEWQENCAPPRLSNSLEILHLNGTNVTDKGLQEALRKLRSLKILGHESTVGVLGEMHREDWENSEKRNKIPKYALSKILFDIRNEQTSIDRLQRVVSLCPSITGLWFSGRAYMYNANFDGIMIPIVNMIGNSLKEFSLYFVNSFKLCTIIDCCPNLRKLTLYKSGGKTGPIVETKKYSNIHERKTLGKLQELTLRATKISTDDLITLMSSSSLKSIELEKCETFNDDILQQAYDQHSFPNLEYLELTKCHFVTERGINLLLKERTPLKNIKIIID
- the LOC124320349 gene encoding uncharacterized protein LOC124320349 isoform X2, giving the protein MERGWGQKSSKVSDVVNPEVSLNPFEHLPTAILEEVVRILRKKELLEKYLRWIILPQLHSLDLSLEGCEDRNKPVEKQMFEHLKCASLKCSMLKNLKLTHNVLNEENLIGFLPTFKNLQVLDLAWTSAGDNCMWALGTHCKYLRILSLLCCEVTDFGIQGLCLDYIEKEDDEDKRISKAGDLEWQENCAPPRLSNSLEILHLNGTNVTDKGLQEALRKLRSLKILGHESTVGVLGEMHREDWENSEKRNKIPKYALSKILFDIRNEQTSIDRLQRVVSLCPSITGLWFSGRAYMYNANFDGIMIPIVNMIGNSLKEFSLYFVNSFKLCTIIDCCPNLRKLTLYKSGGKTGPIVETKKYSNIHERKTLGKLQELTLRATKISTDDLITLMSSSSLKSIELEKCETFNDDILQQAYDQHSFPNLEYLELTKCHFVTERGINLLLKERTPLKNIKIIID